From one Nonomuraea polychroma genomic stretch:
- a CDS encoding LacI family DNA-binding transcriptional regulator, with the protein MAMVSIKDVAAHAGVSPGTVSNVLNRPAKVAPATRERVEAAISELGFVRHGSASTLRAGHSRTIGLSVIDIGNPFFTEVAAGVEDVASELGYAVILGNSAGSQDKEDRNLRVLAEHRVRGVLITPSGEDPARLDRLREHGISVVLVDHPAHRPDQCAVAVDDVAGGRAAVAHLLSKGARSVAYVTGPLTIRQCVERREGAKAAMRSAGLDPAELRVVETATMTARSGEKAAAELMSGGPLPEAVFCANDLLALGVLRALLRSGVRVPEDVALMGYDDIDFAAASTVSLSSMRQPTYQLGRIATELLLDECDNPETHAHQHIMFQPELVARESTQ; encoded by the coding sequence ATGGCCATGGTCAGCATCAAGGACGTCGCCGCGCACGCCGGCGTCTCCCCCGGCACGGTCTCCAACGTACTGAACCGGCCGGCCAAAGTCGCGCCCGCGACGCGGGAGCGGGTGGAGGCGGCCATCAGCGAGCTGGGGTTCGTCCGGCACGGCTCGGCCTCGACGCTGCGTGCGGGGCACAGCAGGACGATCGGCCTGAGCGTGATCGACATCGGCAACCCGTTCTTCACGGAGGTGGCGGCCGGGGTCGAGGACGTGGCCAGCGAGCTGGGCTACGCCGTCATCCTGGGCAACTCCGCGGGCTCGCAGGACAAGGAGGACCGCAATCTGCGGGTGCTGGCCGAGCACCGGGTGCGCGGCGTGCTGATCACCCCGTCCGGAGAGGACCCGGCCAGGCTCGACCGGCTGCGCGAGCACGGCATCAGCGTGGTGCTGGTCGACCATCCGGCGCACCGGCCCGACCAGTGCGCGGTCGCCGTGGACGACGTGGCGGGCGGCCGGGCCGCCGTCGCGCACCTGCTGTCCAAGGGCGCGCGGAGCGTCGCTTACGTCACCGGACCGCTGACGATCCGGCAGTGTGTGGAGCGCCGGGAGGGCGCCAAGGCGGCCATGCGGTCCGCCGGGCTCGACCCCGCGGAACTGCGGGTGGTGGAGACGGCGACCATGACGGCCCGCTCGGGCGAGAAGGCGGCCGCCGAGCTGATGTCCGGTGGCCCCCTGCCCGAGGCCGTGTTCTGCGCCAACGACCTGCTCGCGCTCGGCGTGCTGCGCGCGCTGCTGCGGTCCGGAGTGCGGGTGCCGGAGGACGTGGCGCTGATGGGCTACGACGACATCGACTTCGCCGCCGCCTCGACGGTGTCGCTGAGCTCGATGCGCCAGCCCACCTATCAGCTCGGCCGCATCGCCACCGAGTTGCTGCTGGACGAGTGCGACAATCCGGAGACGCACGCCCACCAGCACATCATGTTCCAGCCGGAGCTTGTCGCGAGGGAGTCGACGCAGTGA
- a CDS encoding rhamnulokinase produces MSRRFAAVDLGASSGRVMLADLSDGLKLTEAHRFPNGPVRVAGRLYWDILGLYREILTGLRAAGPVSSIGVDSWAVDYGLLDESGALLGNPVHYRDDRTHGVAERVAEEIGAETLYDVSGLQVLPFNTIYQLLADRLDQAATMLLIPDLIGYWLTGEAGAEVTNASTTGLLDVRTRTWAQPLIERLGLPAGIFPPLRHPGEAVGGLRRDVAAEIGWSAPVRAVGSHDTASAVAAVPATGPAFAYVSCGTWSLAGVELPGPVLTPESRAANFTNEAGIDGTVRYLRNVMGLWLLQECLRAWPGSDLSDLLKAASGERPFAAVVNPDEPVFLPPGDMPARIAAECRRTGQRPPATPAAYVRCVLESLALGHRQAIRQAVELSGRDVEVVHLVGGGSRNELLCRLTADACGLPVVAGPAEATTFGNVLVQARAAGLVSDLAEMRSLVAAAEPLRRYEPSGDAGAWDEAASRVF; encoded by the coding sequence GTGAGCCGCCGTTTCGCCGCCGTGGACCTCGGCGCCTCCAGTGGCCGGGTGATGCTGGCCGATCTGTCCGACGGGTTGAAGCTGACGGAGGCGCATCGATTTCCCAATGGCCCGGTACGTGTGGCCGGCCGCCTCTACTGGGACATCCTGGGCCTCTACCGGGAGATCCTGACGGGCCTGCGCGCCGCGGGCCCGGTGTCGTCGATCGGCGTGGATTCGTGGGCGGTCGACTACGGGCTGCTGGACGAGTCCGGCGCGCTGCTGGGCAATCCGGTGCACTATCGCGACGACCGTACGCACGGCGTGGCCGAGCGAGTGGCCGAAGAGATCGGGGCCGAGACGCTGTACGACGTGTCCGGGCTGCAGGTGCTGCCGTTCAACACGATCTACCAGCTGCTGGCCGATCGGCTGGACCAGGCGGCCACGATGCTGTTGATCCCCGATCTGATCGGCTACTGGCTGACCGGCGAGGCGGGCGCGGAGGTGACCAACGCCTCGACGACGGGCCTGCTCGACGTACGGACCAGGACGTGGGCGCAGCCGCTGATCGAGCGGCTGGGCCTGCCGGCCGGGATCTTCCCGCCGCTGCGGCACCCCGGCGAGGCGGTCGGCGGGCTGCGCCGCGACGTGGCCGCCGAGATCGGCTGGTCCGCGCCCGTCAGGGCGGTGGGCTCGCACGACACGGCCTCGGCCGTCGCCGCCGTGCCCGCCACCGGCCCGGCGTTCGCGTACGTCTCCTGCGGCACGTGGTCGCTGGCCGGGGTGGAGCTCCCGGGGCCGGTGCTGACCCCGGAGAGCCGCGCCGCGAACTTCACCAACGAGGCCGGCATCGACGGCACCGTCCGCTACCTCCGCAACGTCATGGGGTTGTGGCTGCTGCAGGAGTGCCTGCGCGCCTGGCCGGGCTCCGACCTGAGCGATCTGCTGAAGGCGGCGTCGGGCGAGCGGCCGTTCGCGGCCGTGGTCAACCCCGACGAGCCGGTGTTCCTGCCGCCGGGCGACATGCCGGCCAGGATCGCGGCCGAGTGCCGCCGCACCGGGCAGCGCCCGCCGGCCACCCCGGCGGCGTACGTGCGGTGCGTGCTGGAGAGCCTGGCACTCGGGCACCGGCAGGCCATCCGGCAGGCGGTCGAGCTGTCGGGGCGCGACGTCGAGGTCGTGCACCTGGTGGGCGGCGGGTCCCGCAACGAGCTGCTGTGCCGGCTGACCGCGGACGCCTGCGGGCTGCCGGTGGTGGCCGGCCCGGCGGAGGCGACCACGTTCGGCAACGTGCTCGTGCAGGCACGCGCCGCGGGGCTGGTCTCCGACCTGGCGGAGATGCGTTCGCTGGTGGCCGCGGCCGAGCCGCTGCGCCGCTACGAGCCGTCCGGTGACGCCGGCGCGTGGGACGAGGCCGCCTCGCGCGTCTTCTGA
- the fdh gene encoding formate dehydrogenase: MDFAWPLLRQLTGRDRYGRGQAVKSARTEKLRARTSDAERVVKSVCPYCAVGCAQNVYVREGKVVQIEGDPDSPVSRGRLCPKGAASLQLTTGSSRRHKALHRPPGATDWQEIDLDTAMDMVADRIIATRRETWEQERDGRRTARTMGIASLGGATLDNEENYLIKKLLTALGVVQIENQARVCHSSTVVGLGTSFGRGGATTFMQDLQHSDCVVIQGSNFAEAHPVGFQWVMEAKARGAVIIHVDPRFTRTSALADLHVPIRAGSDVAFLGGIINHVLENELYFREYVVDYTNAATILREDYRDAEDLDGLFSGFNPEDHTYDHGTWQYEGMEVVPAAGARDQDFERRAGRAEAQGSLGAPMDGTPQRDETLRHPRCVLQVLRRHFARYTPEMVEQTCGVPRRLFEEVCRHLTENSGPDKTAEFVYAVGWTQHSDGSQFIRAASILQLLLGNIGRPGGGIQALRGHASIQGSSDIPTLFNLLPGYIPMPYAHEHERLRDFLHADSPPKGFWANMPAYLVSLLKAWWGEAARPDNDFAFGYLPRLTGSHSTYDTVLAQLDGTCKGYILLGENPAVGSANARMQRLGMAKLDWLVVRDLTMIESATWWKDGPEIETGELRTEDIGTEVFFLPAATHTEKSGSFTNTNRLLQWHHQAVEPEGDARSDLWFMYHLGRIIREKLADSLDPMDRPVLDLTWDYPVAGATAEPDAEAVQAEINGWDAQGRPLSGYAELRDDGSTACGCWIYCGVRADGVNQAARRRPGAEQDWIAAEWAWAWPANRRILYNRASARPDGSPWSERKKLVWWDGSRWTGYDVPDFEVDKSPDYRPPPGAQGVAALSGIDPFIMQADGKGWLFTPTGVVDGPLPAHYEPQDSPVANPLYGHQRNPARRLYPHEDNRYHPSGDEAGASVFPYVVTTYRLTEHFTAGGMSRHTPYLAELQPEMFCEISPELAAERGLVHGDWATIVTARNAIEARVLVTDRIPPLHLNGRTLHQIGLPFHFGPNGLARGDAANELSSISLDPNSHIQEVKALSADIRPGRRPRGAALPELVMEYRRRAGVTADTGMEA; encoded by the coding sequence ATGGATTTCGCGTGGCCGCTGCTGCGGCAGCTGACCGGCAGGGACCGCTACGGTCGGGGGCAGGCGGTGAAGTCCGCCCGTACGGAGAAGCTGCGGGCGCGGACGTCCGACGCCGAACGGGTGGTCAAGTCGGTGTGCCCGTACTGCGCGGTGGGCTGCGCCCAGAACGTGTACGTACGGGAGGGGAAGGTCGTCCAGATCGAGGGCGACCCCGACTCGCCGGTCAGCAGAGGACGGCTCTGCCCCAAGGGCGCGGCCAGCCTCCAGCTCACCACTGGCTCGTCACGGCGGCACAAGGCGCTCCACCGGCCGCCGGGCGCGACGGACTGGCAGGAGATCGACCTGGACACGGCCATGGACATGGTGGCCGACCGGATCATCGCCACCCGCCGTGAGACCTGGGAGCAGGAGCGGGACGGCCGGCGCACCGCCCGGACGATGGGCATCGCGAGCCTGGGCGGCGCCACGCTGGACAACGAGGAGAACTACCTCATCAAGAAGCTGCTGACGGCGCTCGGCGTGGTGCAGATCGAGAACCAGGCCCGCGTGTGCCACAGCTCGACCGTGGTGGGACTCGGCACGTCGTTCGGGCGGGGCGGCGCCACCACGTTCATGCAGGACCTGCAGCACTCCGACTGCGTGGTCATCCAGGGCTCCAACTTCGCCGAGGCCCACCCCGTGGGCTTCCAGTGGGTGATGGAGGCCAAGGCGCGCGGTGCGGTGATCATCCATGTGGATCCGCGGTTCACCCGCACCAGCGCACTGGCCGACCTGCACGTGCCCATCCGGGCCGGCTCCGACGTGGCCTTCCTCGGCGGGATCATCAACCACGTCCTGGAGAACGAGCTGTACTTCCGCGAGTACGTGGTCGACTACACCAACGCGGCCACCATCCTGCGCGAGGACTACCGCGACGCCGAGGACCTCGACGGCCTGTTCTCCGGTTTCAATCCCGAGGACCACACCTACGACCACGGCACCTGGCAGTACGAGGGCATGGAAGTGGTCCCCGCGGCCGGCGCCAGGGACCAGGACTTCGAGCGGCGGGCGGGCCGCGCGGAGGCGCAGGGCAGCCTCGGCGCGCCGATGGACGGCACGCCGCAGCGCGACGAGACGCTGCGGCACCCGCGCTGCGTCCTGCAAGTCCTGCGCCGCCACTTCGCCCGCTACACCCCGGAGATGGTGGAGCAGACCTGCGGGGTGCCGCGCCGGCTGTTCGAGGAGGTGTGCCGGCACCTGACGGAGAACTCCGGCCCCGACAAGACGGCCGAGTTCGTGTACGCGGTGGGCTGGACGCAGCACAGCGACGGCTCGCAGTTCATCCGCGCGGCGAGCATCCTGCAGCTGCTGCTGGGCAACATCGGCCGGCCGGGCGGCGGCATCCAGGCGCTGCGCGGGCACGCCAGCATCCAGGGCTCCAGCGACATCCCGACGTTGTTCAACCTGCTGCCGGGCTACATCCCGATGCCGTACGCGCACGAGCACGAGCGGCTGCGCGACTTCCTGCACGCCGACTCCCCGCCCAAGGGATTCTGGGCCAACATGCCCGCCTATCTGGTGAGCCTGCTCAAGGCGTGGTGGGGCGAGGCGGCGCGGCCGGACAACGACTTCGCCTTCGGCTACCTGCCGCGGCTGACGGGGTCGCACAGCACGTACGACACGGTGCTGGCGCAGCTGGACGGCACCTGTAAGGGCTACATCCTGCTCGGCGAGAACCCGGCGGTCGGGTCGGCCAACGCCAGGATGCAGCGCCTCGGGATGGCGAAGCTGGACTGGCTGGTGGTACGCGACCTCACCATGATCGAGAGTGCCACGTGGTGGAAGGACGGGCCGGAGATCGAGACGGGCGAGCTGCGTACCGAGGACATCGGCACCGAGGTGTTCTTCCTGCCCGCCGCCACGCACACCGAGAAGAGCGGCAGCTTCACCAACACCAACCGGCTGCTGCAGTGGCACCACCAGGCCGTCGAGCCCGAGGGGGACGCCCGCAGCGACCTGTGGTTCATGTACCACCTCGGGCGGATCATCCGGGAGAAGCTGGCCGACTCGCTCGACCCGATGGACCGGCCTGTGCTCGACCTCACCTGGGACTACCCGGTCGCGGGCGCGACGGCCGAGCCGGACGCGGAGGCGGTGCAGGCCGAGATCAACGGCTGGGACGCGCAGGGACGGCCGCTGTCCGGCTACGCCGAGCTGCGGGACGACGGCTCCACCGCGTGCGGCTGCTGGATCTACTGCGGCGTGCGCGCCGACGGCGTCAACCAGGCCGCCCGCCGCAGACCGGGCGCCGAGCAGGACTGGATCGCCGCCGAATGGGCGTGGGCGTGGCCGGCCAACCGGCGCATCCTCTACAACCGGGCCTCGGCCAGGCCGGACGGCAGCCCGTGGAGCGAGCGCAAGAAACTCGTGTGGTGGGACGGGAGCCGGTGGACCGGCTATGACGTGCCCGACTTCGAGGTGGACAAGAGCCCGGACTACCGGCCGCCGCCGGGTGCGCAGGGTGTGGCGGCGCTGTCCGGCATCGACCCGTTCATCATGCAGGCCGACGGCAAGGGGTGGCTGTTCACGCCCACCGGGGTGGTGGACGGGCCGCTGCCGGCGCATTACGAGCCGCAGGACTCGCCGGTGGCCAACCCGCTGTACGGGCACCAGCGCAACCCGGCCCGCAGGCTCTACCCGCACGAGGACAACCGGTATCACCCGAGCGGGGACGAGGCGGGGGCGTCGGTCTTCCCGTACGTGGTCACGACGTACCGGCTGACCGAGCACTTCACCGCGGGCGGCATGAGCCGGCACACGCCGTACCTGGCCGAGCTTCAGCCGGAGATGTTCTGCGAGATCTCCCCCGAGCTGGCCGCCGAACGCGGTCTGGTGCACGGCGACTGGGCCACGATCGTCACGGCACGCAACGCCATCGAGGCCAGGGTGCTGGTGACCGACCGGATCCCTCCGCTGCACCTGAACGGGCGCACGCTCCACCAGATCGGGCTGCCGTTCCACTTCGGGCCGAACGGCCTGGCCAGGGGCGACGCGGCCAACGAGCTGTCGTCGATCTCCCTTGATCCCAACTCCCACATTCAGGAGGTCAAGGCGCTGTCGGCGGACATCCGGCCGGGGCGGCGGCCACGCGGCGCGGCGCTGCCCGAGCTCGTCATGGAATACCGGCGGCGAGCCGGCGTGACCGCCGACACCGGAATGGAGGCCTGA
- a CDS encoding 4Fe-4S dicluster domain-containing protein, which yields MAFDLDEAIGAGRVGFFTDTSVCIGCKACEVACKEWNAVPDDGLTFTGMSYDNTVSLGADTWRHVAFIEQRRPLGHQEPGLDGQDFRWLMASDVCKHCTHAACLDVCPTGSLFRTEYGTVVVQEDVCNGCGYCVPACPFGVIGKREREHGGTAAKCTMCYDRLGAGEEPACAKTCPTDSIQFGDLEELRERAERRLEQVRAAGVTSAQLYGHDTGDGVGGMGAFFLLLDEPEVYGLPPDPVVTTRDLPSMWRHTATAALALLAGVAAAAWLRRPGTTVALRRWAGPATRRRRKA from the coding sequence ATGGCCTTCGACCTGGACGAGGCGATCGGCGCCGGGCGAGTGGGGTTCTTCACCGACACCAGCGTCTGCATCGGGTGCAAGGCGTGCGAGGTGGCGTGCAAGGAGTGGAACGCCGTCCCCGACGACGGCCTGACCTTCACCGGCATGTCCTACGACAACACCGTGAGCTTGGGCGCGGACACCTGGCGGCACGTGGCGTTCATCGAGCAGCGGCGGCCGCTCGGCCACCAGGAGCCCGGGCTGGACGGCCAGGACTTCCGCTGGCTGATGGCCTCCGACGTGTGCAAGCACTGCACGCACGCCGCCTGCCTGGATGTGTGCCCGACGGGGTCGTTGTTCCGCACCGAGTACGGGACGGTGGTGGTGCAGGAGGACGTGTGCAACGGGTGCGGCTACTGCGTGCCCGCCTGCCCGTTCGGGGTGATCGGCAAACGGGAGCGCGAGCATGGCGGCACGGCCGCCAAGTGCACCATGTGCTACGACCGGCTCGGGGCCGGGGAGGAGCCGGCCTGCGCCAAGACCTGCCCCACGGACTCGATCCAGTTCGGCGACCTGGAGGAGTTGCGGGAGCGGGCGGAGCGGCGGCTGGAGCAGGTGCGCGCGGCCGGGGTCACGTCGGCCCAGCTGTACGGGCACGACACCGGTGACGGCGTGGGCGGCATGGGCGCGTTCTTCCTGCTGCTCGACGAGCCCGAGGTCTACGGCCTGCCGCCCGACCCGGTGGTGACCACGAGGGACCTGCCGTCGATGTGGCGCCACACCGCCACCGCCGCCCTCGCCCTGCTGGCCGGGGTGGCCGCGGCGGCCTGGCTCCGGCGCCCGGGCACGACGGTGGCGCTGCGGCGATGGGCGGGTCCGGCGACCCGGCGGCGGAGGAAAGCATGA